GATGGGGCCGTCAGTGGGTCTAAATAACATTGCCACTCTCAGCAACATGTTCCCAGATCTGGAGCACGAGGTATGTAGATATGAGGAGACGCAATCAATGTTGGCTGCTTGTTGAGCGGGCAGTGTCCGTGTAAGACCCAAGCGGCACACTTCCGCGGCCCCAGACCTGGTTCAGCCACCGAGATTGGCACTCTGAATAGTACTATCTGCTCGTGTGCTGGTACTAGTTGTAATAAACGTTGCTGTAGTATCCGTAGATGACTGCACAATCCCCGTAGGGCATGGATGGGTCGACTGCAGGTTGCATCATTCGGGCTCAAGTACCGTGGCTGGTTGAGGAGAGATAATTTGGGGTAACAGTCGTCGTCAACCGAGGTGGCAACTGCCTGCCAACTGCCGTTGTTTGAGGACGCGGCCTGGCTGTGTGGGACGTCATGTCATCATGTTGGCTGAGCCAAGGATCCTTCTTATTCGCCTTTCAAAGTTCTGCCCTGGGCAGGGGAACTGCAAGAATGCGTGCTGGGGACCTTGGATCGAACAACTCCGAGGGGTCACTCGCCCTGCTTGCGGGCAATTCAAGGGACGAGGAAAATTAAATACCGGGTTTGCAGATTCTCGAAGGAAAAGAACCGTAATTCCTTCCCTGTTGAAGGGTCTAGTGTGACGAAAGAGGGTCTCAACGGCTGCCGCATCCTTTTCAATATGGATGTACGGAGCGATCGGGGCATTAGGCGAGGCCGTAAGAGATCCTTGCAACGCTCCTGTCATCTCTTGACCCTTGGCTTACTTTACCTCGTCTCTCACTCCATCGACGAGACTGGTGATCGATCGGAGAGCCGCGAAGCCCGGGGGTGTCAACAGTGGATCGAAGGAGGCAGATTCGGCGGGCGTTTGTTGCATATTGAGATGTCTGTGGTGTTTGTCCGAACTCCTCGTTGAAGCTTCAAACAACCACACTTTCGTTCGAAACAATCAAGAATTGGGGATGATAGGCAATGCGTGGTGTCCGGGGACCCTGGTTCGCCGGGCGTGGAGATGGCGCTCCTGAAATCTGGGGGCCACAAGGTGTGTCTGTATCGGCCTTCACAACTGCAAAATAACCACCGTTTCGAGACTGCCACGGGAGCTAGGGTAGTAAACTCTAAGCTGCTGGCATCGATGCCATGACAAGAATCGAGATAGTGCCCTCTTGTCTCCATAAAGGAGGTTAGAATCCTAATGCGTCACAGAATGTGAGAATGCAAAATGCCGCGAGAAGAAGTGCTTGGCCCTATCCGTCCCCTTTGTCTTTGATGTTGACGGGATACAGCAAATGGCCCAAGTTTGTGAAACGGGAGAAACATCGTTCCCGAACATGTGGCTTTGTGTTTGTGACGGGATGCATGGTGCCGACTGGAAACCGTGCGAGTGGGATTCCCGTTGACGCAGGGTAAATACTCGAAGACACGTTGGGATTTCAAACAGTGTATGTTGGACGATGGGACATACTTTCGCTCTCTTGTGTCCATGATGTCAGTTCCATCATTCGCTGTTTGACCGGGTTCGTACTCTATCTCGGCTGCTGGCACAATGCTTGTGTCCATACGAGATGGCGGTCGAGATAACTGAAGTTAGGCAATGTTACCAGCGAGATCCCGTCGTATTGTGAGATATTAGGTTGTGTCACGGTTCTCCAAGCCACGCTGACAGTCAAGCAGTGAGACAGGGCGATGTCTCTCATCCACGCCCCACCGATCCTCCATCCTGTCGGGAAGCTCATCAGTGTTGCATGCAACGCTGAGGATCTTGGAAACCTTGTCGAGGTAGTTGTTCGAGACTGAGTTGCCGATTGAAGTCTAGGTATTTAGAAATTAGAACAACTGTGTGCTTGTAACCTCTTCGTATAAGTGTGGTTCGAAGGCGAAGAATACTCTACAGTATCCTATCAACTGTGGCTAGCTAGCCAAGAGGTTGACCGCAAGAACGATATGCAGCTGAATGCACACTGGTGCTTACTCGAATTTTCAATATGCTGCAGCGGCCGCAGTTCTGGCCAGATGACGAAATTGTTGAATCTGAAAGACGGCCGACTGTCGCCGGGTCCGATGGACTCGCGGGACCGAGATGATCGAGTTGGGGGGGTTGACGATAATTACAGTACCCCCGGTAAGGCGAGAAATGTGGGTTTCGGAGGGAACTTTGAAGGGCCTTGATggatcatggccatgttctTGACCTGTCTCTAGGAGCTCGGAGGTGAggatcaaggctgaggacAAGACCCATGCCATCTGATGCCGTGAGAAAATGGGCCCGTTTCGAAGCCGTTGGGAGTCGTCATCACGGCCATCGTACTGTTCGCCATTGGGATCATGGGCGTTTCGTCGGCAGCAGCGCCAAAGAAATGTCCGTGGTGCGTGCAAAGCTCAAGCCAGTTGAAGGATGAAACTTCTAGGTTCGGGTTGGCTGCAGGCCCGATCCTTGATCCCGGCCAACACTGGCTAGTGTCGTGTACGAGGAAGTAGTGGCCCGGGACAACCTCCCGTCGTTTTGCATCTGTTGAAGAAAATTCAGTGTAGGTCCATTCCACTCCATCCATGGAAGGCACGGCTGTCGAagtttgcttgcttgtgcCTTGCTGCACCTGCCCTGGATTTCCGGGATGGTCGAATTAGAACTTGCAGATGGAGGGGGGCACCTGCAGAATGAGCCAGCGTTGTCAGCACACAAAGAAAGTACGGGCATTCAAGCGAGAAAACGGCAGGAAGCAGCCCGATGATCGGCATCTCACCTTTCCCCTTCCTTCCCCATGCAACCAACTGCAACTCGGCTTTTGGGCAGTCACGACGGTGCTTCCCGCGGCATCTGTCTCTGCCTCCATGTCTGCTTGTCTACATCTCAAACCATGATCGAAAGGCACTGtccaccaccaagacgaTGCATCACATAACACCACTCGACTCAGACTCGATCCATTGCAGCATCAAGCACTAGCATCTAATGCACTGCAACCAAAAGGATCATGGCTGGCGTTGCACTACGCCACAGTAACTGGTCATGTTTCCCCTCTGATGAGTCGAAATGGCGTTCGATGCCTTGTTACTCCATGGGATCCTCGAGATACTCCCACGAGTAGCACAGACGAGAGCCTACCTGCAACGACCAGGGCGACAGCAAGGCACAGAGGCACCTGCCTACCAGGCACATTTCCTTTACGGCTTATTCCGTGGAATCCGCAGCACCTCCCTCCAGGATGGCGGCATTCCAGAAATAGAAGACCTTTTTTTCCATGTTTTGTCCTTGCATCTGCTCGACGGGATTCCCATGGATCCATAGTCCGCCTTGCCCCGCGACGGCGCGGCGGGGCGCTCAAACGGCCGCCGTCCTCCACTATCTTCTCACGCCTCAATCCTCCGCCACATGTGCGTGCGCCTCGTCACCGAGGCATTGCCGCCGCGGCCGTCGGCCCTTCTATGCAGCTTTGCGTGTGTATCTCTGGGCAATCATCTCATTATTACCCCTGGCCCCCAAGTGCCGTCCTTGCTGCGTCTCGATGGGGCCCATGACAGAGTTCTCGACACTGGTTGCTCTGCGTATCCACTGTCCCAAAGCTGGTACAGAAACAGCTGGCTTAGCTCGGTCATCTGTCAGACACGATCACGAAGAGTCGAAACATGCTATGAGATGGGCTGGTGATGGTTTCCCACCAAGACTTTGCCTTGCTCTACCACGGCGTCCTCCTATCACCAAACACCAAGCAACGACAGTGTCTCGACTCTGGGCTCACCTTCTGCGCACTTGGCGCCTCGTCTCGCCTCATCTCGCGGGCTTGTCTCCCTTCCCAGCGCCTACCCCGACCACCACACCACCCAGCCTTGTTCCAAATCTCACAGGGAAGACGACGATCACCCATATGATCTCCCCATCGTTCATCCACTCACTCTCTCTCCAAGCCCTCCAGAGCCAACGTGCAGAGTGATCCCTCTaccctcatctcatctcgagCAATTCCCCTCGCTCAAGACCCTTTCCTTCTCATCCAACACCCCTGTCTTCCCACACAAGTATGCTTTGACCTTGGGGACCCTTGCAATGATCAGAGGCCAACTAGATTTTGGAGTCTTCCCTACACCCTCCTCACAACGGTGCGGAGCACACACCCCTCTGAACCCTTGCGAGGATCCTATTGGCTCGGGGCTGCTCAAGGCGCGACAACGGTTATGCGCAACATGCGCTCAACCGTCTCAACACAGGGTCgatatgatgatgaaggaccAATCGACGCTGGTGGACTCGCCGTGGCCTGGAGTGCCTCACTGGTTTCATTGTGCGCCATGCCGTGCACAACTTCGATCGATGATGCTGCCCCAGAGGCTCTGTGATCACCAGCACTTGTACATCACTGATGAATCGCTCATCTGTTGCCTTGTGGTTAGGGACTGTCTGTCGTATCCCCTCACATGACTCCCACCGGCCTCGCCTCCTTTGTCCATTCACGGCTTCTCATGTGCCAATTCAATGAGACGGGAGCCATGGCGTCGCTAATCTGCTGCCCATACCCGGCCTTCCGTCTCATCTGCGGTTCCTGGGGGGGTATGCTGGGGGGTATGCTCATTCCCGACTGTGGGTTCATCATACGGGCTTGACTTGCGTGGTCATGAGGCGCCTGTCAGTTCCTCGACCCTGATTTCTTGATCTGTGAACAAGTTTCGACTGACTCAAAAGGCCTGCCATAGTGCGAGAGCGAGCAAGGAATATCCGATATGGAGACAGACCTGGTCCGTGAAGATGAGGTCAAACGCACGGCGGATCGCTCGCTCAAATCCGCCAGGTACCACACCAGATACCCCCCACCTCTTATTGCCTAGTCGTTGCAGTTCCACTTCCTCTGCAGGCCCCTGGGTACATCCACAAGCAGCATGCTCTTGATTCCTCCGGCCCCCCTCGTTGCTGTtgactcttcctctgccATATTGAGCAGGGGTGatggatggccttgtccaGACCCCTTGGCAAGGACATGCCAGTTGCGTATTCACTCGTCCATCAACCCCGCCAGGAAGCCTCCTCACCTACTTTAATCATATATCCGTCCGGAGCCCAACTTCAATGTGGCTTGGGGCATAGGAATCATTCTTTCCACCAGACTCACTAGTCGTCTCGTTTCCTGAACCGCAGCCTATGCTCTCGTCCCTTCTTTTATGGCCCAGACCAGCCCTTATTCCAgagcttccttctccttcccagcttgaccttgttttACAGACAGAGCCCAGCTTTCTTTTCTGAAATCAATATCTAGAGCCAAGCCTCGCCCACATTCTTTTCCGTTTAATCTTTCAACAAACTTATATCCCTTCCCCTGAGTCCATGGCCTAATCTGGCACGCCCTTGTATACTGCTTCGTCACTATCCCGGGAACGGTGTCATCCCATTCTGCAACAATCCGACGGAGAGAAGCCGTCCGTGGCAACAGGGAAGAAACCGTCGAAGTACACTGTGCCTGTTCAACTCGAAGAGCTGCGGTAGCCGGCCATCTTGTGGTCTCACCCCCATTCGTTTTTTCACATAACTCGAGCTCTTTTCTTCCGACCATCTCGTCCAGATGCTTGTCACCAGGCAATACGACACGGAGCATAGCCATTGGCCTTTTAGCAAATACGACCCGTCTCGCAATCCGGCAAGCCCACGCATGTCGAACCCTTACGATGTTCATGTCGAGTTGCCGGCGCCATCCAGTTGGCAAGGCCAGCACTCGGGCACTGCCCACAGCGGGAATGGGCTTGCCCAACCTTTTGGGCAACGGAGCGATGAAACACAGCCTGCACAATCGCGACAGCCTGCGGGAGGTAGAGGCAATGCCCTTGGCATTCATGTGAGGCGCGAGACGAACCAGATACATGCTCCTGCCTCGATCATGACAGACCAGCGTGGACTGCCTTCAGAAGTACGGCACTCGAACCTTCAGGATGGGGGTTATGGAGCAAGGTTCAGCACATCAGCTCGAGAGAACCCCATCACCGCAGAGTCTGGAAAGGCACAGGCGGGAAAGGCAAACTCTCtgaaggatgatgacgaggatgatttggatgaggaagacatgcttgatggagagggagaCAACCCTGCCCAAACTGCGGCGGAACGCGCAGCAGCTCGCcgcaagatgaagaggttCAGGTCAGTTTGTTTTGGCCAGTTATTTGGACAGGAGCTGACAGTCATAGACTTACCCATCAGCAAACTCGATTTCTTATGAGCGAGTTTGCAAAGCAGCCACACCCTGATGCCGCGCACCGGGAGCGTCTGTCGAGAGAAATTCCCGGACTCAGCCCACGACAAGTTCAGGTCTGGTTCCAGAATCGGTATATTGCACccgacctcttcctctttcttcGTGTTGTTGACTATGGGCTAGACGTGCCAAGATCAAGCGTCTCAACGCTGACGACCGCGACCGAATGATTAAGATGAGAGCAGTCCCCGAGGGATTTGACAACGTTCAGGCACTCCATTCGCCATACGGAGCTGTTCATGGCATGAACACCCCGTTGTCGGCTCCAGGGCAATTCAACACCCAGTCGTATGCACAGCACATGATGAGGCCGCTGATCGTCGATGTACGGAGGACTGAGGCGAGCGAGCATGCCTCCCCGACCAGCCTGACTCCTGGATTTGGGGGGCTTGGGTACAGCCCTGCTGGGAGCATGAACAGTCCTAGCATTGTCTCACCGCTCTCTCCAGCTTCGAGCGACCGATATGCCTATGGCGGGCACTTCTCTGCTCCCCTCACAGCGAGCCCCAGGACATCGCACCCCTTTGGACAACATGGCCTCGACGCCCCTATCGAAATCAACCGGCCAAGCCCTCACCCTATCCAGCCTCCCCTGCTCCGTGACACCATGTCCAGAGCCAGGTCAGAGTCGTCACAATCACCACTGCGTTCGACCATGTCATGGAAGGGAGACACAATCGACTATTCCTACCGAGGAGCAAACACGAGCCCAAGCCTTGCCGACCGACACACTCCTCTGTATCAGCCTGCCCCCATAGCGCAGTCCTCTGGTGGTATGGATACTTACGCTGTGAACTCGATGCCTGGGAGCAGGGCTTCGCCCGTGCCCCAGGCCCCAAGCCGCGAAGTTGAAAGGGCTTGAAAGTTCCAGGGGATACCCATTGACCGATACGGATATTCTTGTACAAGCTTGAACACCGTTTCAGGGTTCAAGCCGTGCAATTCCCTGCGTCCTCCAAGTTTGAACATGTTGTCTATCCGGCAACCCCAATTATAGTGCCTTTGCAGAGCTGCAGCCTGGCACCTATCATCAGTTGGCATCACTGATATGCTTCACTTTCACGAGCTCAATGACGACGGAGGCTGGCCGTTTGAGCCGTTTCCCTTCTTGTCCCCTCGTGCCGAAAGGTCGAGGGGATTGTGCGCCACCTTGTTATGGCGCACGTTTCCACTCAGGATTTGTCTATTTTGGCTTACTTTCTTACGTTACTGTTGAAGACTGTGTCTCTTTTGGATTGCATTTTCATGAGCTCGATCAACTGCATTTTGGCGCATCATGATGGTGGTTGGGGGACGGGCAAGGGTTTATTCGGAAGTGGGCAGGGTCCCGGAATCACGAGCCTGGACGTttgggcgatgatgatgactcTTTCCTTATTTCATTCATTGTGGCTGGAGAGGCATTTGATTTGCtatgatgatgatctgaAGCTGGGATTTGGATGACTAAAACGGGGGCTCATAGGTTTGGCTGGCGCAACGATGCTTTTTTTGCTTTCTACCTCGGAACGGACTGGCTCTGATTTCCAATTCTGGTGTATGTATATACCTTAGATCAAATGTGTGTGGATTGGTATGGAATTAGGTACGAGGGTCTGCTCATCAAAGTGGTTGAGAGCGCTTGGTGCGCATAATCAAATCACTACTTTGAGGAGAGACATGAAATCACAACTCAAGATTGTAAGACGGCGAATCCTATTTGCGACTGAGGCGCTTTGGGTGATGTTCTTTGTTGTTTCTGCCCTGATagaagatgatggatccTATAATAGGATATCCGTAGATCGACAACAGTCTCTTGCCTGTTGTGTTGAGATGAAGCGGCGTGGGAACCTGAACCAAGACTACGATCAGCCCTGGGCATCAAACAAAGGTGTAGAAACACTTGGGGTATGAAGCATGCTGGGATCAGATATGCCAAGTCTCCTTCCGGCAGCCAAGTGGTTATCAGCGATACAAAGTGTGAAGCTGAAAACACGTCCAAAGCTACTAGGTTTACCAGATGTTTGGTGTCATCACAGCGACAAAGAAATACTCAAGCAGGTAGATGACCTGTGTTGACCAACTTACCGTGAACAAGGGTAGATATTCAAGCAGCAAACAAAGACTACTGAACAAACGGCGTCACCATTTTCTAGGCATGAGCCTAGAATATATCTCCTTGACTATCCTTTTGTCTATCCTTTCATTCGGCAGAACAAAGGGTTCAGTCAAAGGTGAAGAAATGTCACTTGCATCAGGTCATCACCGCATCATGGCAGCCGCACGAGGGGCCCTCGTGATGATGGTTTTAGGCAAGGTTACTGAAGTGTGCTCTCGACCACACATCCCCATCATGACAGCAGCGTAGGGTCGAGCAAGCTGACGATTGTTGAGGGATGAGAGTGGTCTTGGGTtattgaagaagaagaaacgcGAAAATTCGGCGCGAGATGGAGCATCTTATCACGGATGGGGAAGGTCACGTGAGTGCTCCACTGGGTCCCCAGATTCACAGGTGGTAGCgaggaatggatggatgttgcCTTAGACCTAAGGTACGTATTTTTCTCTTTTGttcgagaagaagcgaagCTCCGTGATTCGGTGACGCCGCGGGGCTGACTGCGACAGCGGAGGAATAAAAGGGTACGTATCTGTGGCTCGCGTGGCGGCCCCTTTGTTCTTCGGAACCAGCCACTCAGATTAGCGGAAGAACGTACCGGCGGTGGTCACTGCTGGGAAAGAGCAGAGGAAAGGCGGAAGGCGGAAGAAGGCCCAGAACGGAACAAGGACGGGGGGGTGTTTGGTGGTTTGTGCCTGCCCTGCCACTCACTCCCACTGGCACTGGCTGGCACTCCTGCGTTTTGCCGGGGCCGGGGTCCACACTAACACGCCCACACCCACTGAGCAGTGGCCGTCAGTCAGTGGCAGCCTCTGCTCTCGTGAAATTGCCTCGTCTTTCAGGCTCAAACTTTTGGCTCTCCCTCATTCCACACTCCACACCTTCACCACCTCGTTTCGCCCCCGAATCAACCTCCATCAACGAACCTACGATCGACCCCGACGACGTCAAACCCTCGCTCCGCAGCGACATTCGCCCTTTTCCCACCAAAGCCGTCGATTCTCACTCACCCGATCCTGCCGACTCGCGACTCGAGATTCCCGTCCGCGCCGACGCTCACCGAGCCCCGAGGAAAAACCAGTGCATGACGTTCAGCTGAGAAAGAAGCGGAGCGCTCGCATCGCACGCAGCGACTCTCGGTCGGCGACCGGCGCGACTCTCGCCCACCAACCCTCCCTCGCGGAGCCGTCCACAATGTCGTTCCATCCCCAGACGCCTCAGAGTCCATCGCAATTCTCCTCCGGCACCTCGGAGCCCGCGTTAGGCGTGGCCACCTCGAtgacggccacggccacggccaccacCTTGCCGACTCCCGCCCACAGCGTCAGCGGAAGCGCCTCGCATCACGacgtcgccatggccgacgaCTCTCCCCACAAGCGGAAGCGCTCCGTGGATGACAGCGGTGACCGCGAGCAGAAAAAGGTCCACGTCGAGGAAAGCAAGCTGGGCATTGAGGACCTACATCTCGATGTGGGGAAGAAATACCTGCTTTGCCAAACTCGTAAGGCTCCCTGCACAGCACTCTCtccgctcctcctcctcctcctcgtcccgGCTCTGGATCACACCAGAGAGAAAGAGTGTCGCCGACACCATGTGATTCCCGCCAGAGAATTGTATGTTAACATCAGTCATCTTTAGCCCATCTGGAATCGCTACCGCGTATATCCGAAGACTTGTACGACATGTTTAACCTCACCGGACTCGCCGCCGAAGTGGCTCGAGAGAAGCCCAACGGAGAGAAGAATGCACTACGATCATCCTACACCGGCCACATCAAGCGCTTAGGTATCGCTGGTCACTTCAAGGTGCAAAAGGTTGAGAACAGGGGCGAGAATGACCCTCAAGAAGAGAGCGACTTTGCCCAGATCCTgcatctcggcgatgaggactGGAACAACTCATTCGTTCGCGGCCGCGAGATTTCGCTCGGACTATCACAAGCATCCCTCTCGAGTCTAGGACGAGCAgtcaccatggccaagggCTCGATAAAGAAGGACGTATGGGATACATCAGTCCTGGGACTTCAGTCCTCAAACGGAGAGCTGAAGCAGCCATCTTCGGCAAGGCCTACCGCCCCCAACACTCCCCTCAACGTTCCCGGCGCTGTAGGACGACTAAAGGCTCAAGGGGCCTCGGCAAACGATCCCAACAGGCCGCGGCGGAACATCAAGAAGCGAACATACGGCGACAGCAGCTTCGAGGGATACGGAGAGGGATATCCTGATGATGACAATGCTATGGAAGGTGGATACTCTAcgggagagggagaagggagCCAGAAGCGGCGCAAGAAGGTAGGGCAACATTTCTCTCATTGCGCCGAGTTTCTTTGTTTGTGTTTATCTGACTCTGTCTCTAGAACCCTGGCAACGCCTCACCATATCCGAGCGCTATGCGGCAACAAAGCTACGGCCCCGGCATGGTTGGCGCTTGAAGCCCTCGCTCCTCTCACGCGTTCGCCAACTCACGCTCCTTTCCTCGAGttggccatccatcccacgGCAGCCCCCTCGAGCCCACTAATAGACCTCACCGAAAGGTGTCTTGAGGCTCAGAGGGATTGTTTCCTCACGCATGACACAGACGCCATACGCCGCCTCCccccttggcttggcctggcCTAGCGTCGCGTCACGTCTCACAGCGCTTGACTTTCTGCACATCCCTCTCTTTTTCACACCTTGTACAGGCTACCTACCTATATTACGATACGACTCGACTCGAGGCGGTTACAGTATTCCCCGAGAGGGGGACCTCGCGTTGGGCACCACGCGGCCGCCTCTTGTCTCGCTCGCTCTTTGGAACCAAAACAAAAAAAATCAGTGCTACTTGATTTTGAACTCTTCGTCGATTTTTTCACGCTTGGTCTCGTttcgtcttttttttctgcaACTTGCATTCAGTAGGGGCGTACACACGACATTGTCGTCCCCGACGAGCACGGCGTTTAGGCAAAGGAGATGAAAGAATGGATCTCTTTGTATTTGCAAAGAGGACAGGCAAATGGAAACCGGCCGGACGGTACGGGAGTGCGGTACTCCCCGGCAGGGAggcttcttttttttcactacgttttttttttccacTCTCAAAAGACACGGCCTCCCTCAGTATTCCTGTTTTTTTACTGCCTttttttgttcttttttATCATTGCTGCTTttgatatttctttctgCTGCAGTCTTACTACTACacttttttgttttttgACCAAACGCTCAATGAAGTTAACACACGGAGGGGGGGAGTCGGAGGGACGGAGCAAAGGGGGGAACCAAAGGGGGGAAAGGGAGGTGGTGAAatacctttttttctttttttattaacGATGGTTTTCGTCTGCATGGAGGCGCTTCGCCAGGGAGCCCGCGCCCGACTATGAAGGGAATGAGGAGAGTGTGAGTGTTTGTCCAAGGGGGCAAAGAGGTGAAGGAGAGGGGGGGAAAggggacgaggaggagaggaagaaaaaaagacaatAGCGCCAGGTAGGCCTTATGTGTTGTCATCGTCGTTGTTGTTCTTGGATTAGATGCCAGCTAGAGTCGCAATTCGACGCCTGGTTTACAGCGAGTCGATGTTGCCTATTTGTGTAATACCAGTGATGTAAAACAGATGTCTACGTATTATGTATTGTGTATTGTCGTCGTTGTGGTGGTGACGCCTTGTTTGATTCAACATCAGATTAAAGAACAAACAAGGAAACATGCCTGATTTGAACATCACATCTGAAAACATCTAATTTGAACAATTTACTGCTGTCATGTGCCAATTGTTTCTATCCAGAATAAAATCAAAAGAATCAGGACTAAATGCTACTCCTCCACCAACCCAACCCATATGTGTCATGTCGCATATCTCATTACACCCGATCAAAGGGGTAGTATTTGTCCAAACATCTCCATGATTACCTCATCTCCTCTGATT
This genomic interval from Fusarium keratoplasticum isolate Fu6.1 chromosome 9, whole genome shotgun sequence contains the following:
- a CDS encoding Homeobox domain-containing protein, whose amino-acid sequence is MLVTRQYDTEHSHWPFSKYDPSRNPASPRMSNPYDVHVELPAPSSWQGQHSGTAHSGNGLAQPFGQRSDETQPAQSRQPAGGRGNALGIHVRRETNQIHAPASIMTDQRGLPSEVRHSNLQDGGYGARFSTSARENPITAESGKAQAGKANSLKDDDEDDLDEEDMLDGEGDNPAQTAAERAAARRKMKRFRLTHQQTRFLMSEFAKQPHPDAAHRERLSREIPGLSPRQVQVWFQNRRAKIKRLNADDRDRMIKMRAVPEGFDNVQALHSPYGAVHGMNTPLSAPGQFNTQSYAQHMMRPLIVDVRRTEASEHASPTSLTPGFGGLGYSPAGSMNSPSIVSPLSPASSDRYAYGGHFSAPLTASPRTSHPFGQHGLDAPIEINRPSPHPIQPPLLRDTMSRARSESSQSPLRSTMSWKGDTIDYSYRGANTSPSLADRHTPLYQPAPIAQSSGGMDTYAVNSMPGSRASPVPQAPSREVERA
- a CDS encoding Mediator of RNA polymerase II transcription subunit 19 — encoded protein: MSFHPQTPQSPSQFSSGTSEPALGVATSMTATATATTLPTPAHSVSGSASHHDVAMADDSPHKRKRSVDDSGDREQKKVHVEESKLGIEDLHLDVGKKYLLCQTPHLESLPRISEDLYDMFNLTGLAAEVAREKPNGEKNALRSSYTGHIKRLGIAGHFKVQKVENRGENDPQEESDFAQILHLGDEDWNNSFVRGREISLGLSQASLSSLGRAVTMAKGSIKKDVWDTSVLGLQSSNGELKQPSSARPTAPNTPLNVPGAVGRLKAQGASANDPNRPRRNIKKRTYGDSSFEGYGEGYPDDDNAMEGGYSTGEGEGSQKRRKKNPGNASPYPSAMRQQSYGPGMVGA